In Listeria swaminathanii, a single window of DNA contains:
- a CDS encoding competence protein CoiA translates to MIIIFTARNSIGETFTITKMNVERMKQEERLFCKSCASPVMIKAGQIKIPHFAHEKTMKCAFASEGESEEHLAAKRQMMAWFCYQGLPVELESYFPEINRQADIFVNGKTVIEFQRSTVPISEMIQRTMDYLSLGLEVHWILGQTLKKDKGRICLSAFQQAFIQFDQKLGYHFWHYSVEHENCTLYYHLTFEKGNRFFASEMPFSMKVSFSEWKKKIARIITRHAYVKRDREFERQKICFYYAKFKKHGQFMQKLYNAGYYLHYLPKEIGVDLEEQFLVMTPAIEWQFDLWDNFFKGLEKGDTFSGECFLESFQSVVTQIQTIWLSPNENLKLGKAYISYLISKGMLAEIPENRYRVKRKMTFTNNRVGQI, encoded by the coding sequence GTGATTATTATTTTTACTGCCAGAAATAGCATTGGAGAAACTTTTACTATTACGAAGATGAATGTGGAACGAATGAAACAAGAAGAAAGACTATTTTGCAAGTCATGTGCAAGTCCAGTAATGATTAAAGCTGGGCAAATTAAGATACCACATTTTGCACATGAGAAGACTATGAAGTGTGCTTTTGCTTCAGAGGGCGAAAGCGAAGAACATTTAGCGGCTAAGCGACAAATGATGGCATGGTTTTGTTATCAGGGCCTACCTGTAGAATTAGAAAGTTACTTCCCAGAAATTAACCGACAAGCAGATATTTTCGTGAATGGGAAGACCGTCATTGAATTTCAACGTTCGACTGTCCCAATTAGCGAAATGATTCAGCGCACAATGGATTACTTATCGCTTGGTTTAGAAGTGCACTGGATACTAGGTCAGACACTCAAAAAAGATAAAGGACGTATTTGTCTTTCTGCATTTCAACAAGCATTTATTCAATTTGATCAGAAATTAGGTTATCATTTTTGGCATTATTCAGTAGAACACGAAAACTGCACGCTGTATTATCACCTAACATTCGAAAAAGGAAATCGTTTTTTCGCGAGCGAGATGCCATTTTCTATGAAAGTGTCTTTTAGTGAATGGAAAAAGAAAATAGCGAGAATTATTACTCGGCACGCCTATGTTAAGCGAGATAGAGAATTTGAAAGACAAAAAATCTGTTTTTACTATGCTAAGTTTAAAAAGCATGGTCAATTTATGCAAAAATTATATAACGCAGGTTATTATCTTCACTATTTGCCAAAAGAGATAGGCGTAGATTTAGAAGAGCAGTTTTTAGTTATGACACCTGCTATAGAATGGCAATTTGACTTATGGGACAATTTTTTCAAAGGTTTGGAAAAGGGGGATACTTTCAGTGGAGAGTGTTTTTTAGAGAGCTTTCAATCCGTTGTAACACAAATACAAACGATTTGGTTATCGCCTAATGAAAATTTAAAACTAGGAAAAGCGTATATTTCTTATTTAATTAGTAAAGGGATGCTCGCTGAGATACCAGAAAATCGTTATCGAGTGAAGCGAAAGATGACATTTACTAATAATCGAGTAGGGCAAATATAA
- the mecA gene encoding adaptor protein MecA translates to MEIERINEDTIKFYISYLDLEERGFNQEDVWYDREKSEELFWDMMDELKYEEEFSPEGPLWIQVQALKHGLEVFVTKATIGGKGEDGFDVTLSSPDELAEEKIEKLLEENFNPVRKESLGEDDTLEFILEFRDFEDAISLSRATGLENLVTKLFSYQGKYYLNVEFPENKYDESNIDNAVSILLEYGLESNLTGYMLAEYGKVIFDVPALKQIRKHF, encoded by the coding sequence ATGGAAATTGAACGAATTAATGAGGATACAATCAAGTTTTATATCTCTTATCTGGATTTGGAAGAGCGAGGTTTTAACCAAGAAGATGTTTGGTATGATCGCGAGAAAAGTGAAGAACTTTTCTGGGATATGATGGATGAGCTGAAATATGAAGAAGAGTTCTCTCCGGAAGGTCCGCTCTGGATACAAGTCCAAGCCTTAAAACATGGCTTAGAAGTATTCGTAACAAAAGCTACAATTGGTGGAAAAGGCGAAGATGGCTTTGATGTCACGCTTAGCTCCCCAGATGAGCTTGCAGAAGAAAAAATCGAAAAACTACTCGAAGAAAACTTCAATCCAGTGAGGAAAGAATCACTCGGAGAAGATGATACGCTAGAGTTTATTTTAGAGTTCCGTGATTTTGAAGATGCTATTTCACTTTCACGTGCAACAGGACTGGAAAATTTAGTAACTAAGCTATTTTCGTATCAAGGAAAGTATTATTTGAATGTAGAATTTCCTGAGAATAAATATGATGAATCTAACATTGACAATGCCGTTAGTATTTTACTTGAATACGGTTTAGAGTCGAATTTAACTGGTTATATGCTTGCTGAGTACGGAAAAGTAATCTTTGACGTTCCTGCATTAAAGCAAATAAGAAAACATTTCTAA
- the pepF gene encoding oligoendopeptidase F: protein MSKTNALPLREEVPENLTWDLTTIYPNDEAWEKAFVDLQKITEESSQFKGRLAESSQTLYEALQFRDKAYDLISNLYVYAHLKMDQDTANAKYQGLNSRAGSLVTKLMSALSYFDPEILAMDENVLKQFLSENKDLQLYAHLLEELNLSRPYILSEKEEALLANAGEVLGSSSSTFNTLNNADMKFPTIKDENGEEIEITHGRFGKLLESNDPRVRRDAFLGVYSVYEGLKNTLASTLNGQVKKSNFYATTRGYTSAREAALSGNHIPETVYDSLLKSVNANANLLHRYVKLRKELLGLEELHMYDLYTPLSDDVNLEFTYEEAKELVLEALKPLGEEYQAILKEAFDSRWIDVMENKGKRSGAYSSGSYSTNPYILLNWQDNINNVYTLAHELGHSVHSYYTRKNQPFVYGDYSIFLAEVASTTNENLLTDYLLKKYDDPKVRAYLLNHYLDGFKGTVFRQTQFAEFEHAIHQADQQGVALTADYLTETYFDINKKYYGEAMVYDDEIGYEWSRIPHFYMNYYVFQYATGFSAASALSAKILTEGQEAVTAYIDFLKAGSSDYPIDVLKKAGVDMATPNPVDDALKVFEQRLDELEKLVK, encoded by the coding sequence TTGAGTAAAACAAATGCATTACCTTTAAGAGAAGAAGTACCAGAAAATCTAACTTGGGATTTAACTACTATTTATCCAAACGATGAAGCTTGGGAAAAAGCTTTTGTGGATTTACAAAAAATAACAGAAGAAAGTAGTCAATTTAAAGGACGTTTAGCAGAAAGTAGCCAAACTCTTTATGAGGCGCTTCAATTCCGTGATAAAGCGTATGATTTAATTAGTAACTTATATGTATATGCTCACTTAAAAATGGACCAAGATACAGCGAATGCGAAATATCAAGGATTAAATAGTCGTGCAGGAAGTTTAGTTACCAAATTAATGTCTGCACTGTCTTATTTTGATCCTGAAATTTTAGCCATGGATGAGAATGTTTTAAAACAATTTTTAAGTGAAAATAAAGATTTACAATTATATGCCCATTTATTAGAAGAGTTGAATTTAAGTCGACCTTATATTTTAAGTGAGAAAGAAGAGGCTTTACTTGCGAATGCAGGTGAGGTTCTTGGAAGTTCTTCTAGTACATTTAATACATTAAACAATGCGGATATGAAGTTCCCGACGATTAAAGATGAAAATGGGGAAGAAATCGAAATTACGCATGGTCGTTTCGGTAAGTTGTTAGAAAGCAATGATCCGCGTGTGCGTCGTGATGCATTCCTTGGTGTGTATTCCGTTTACGAAGGATTGAAAAATACGTTAGCGTCTACTTTGAATGGACAAGTGAAAAAATCCAATTTTTACGCGACTACTCGAGGATATACATCTGCTCGCGAGGCTGCGCTTTCGGGTAACCACATTCCGGAAACTGTATATGATTCATTATTAAAATCTGTGAATGCCAATGCTAATTTACTTCATCGTTATGTAAAATTACGTAAAGAGTTGCTTGGTTTAGAAGAATTGCATATGTACGATCTTTATACGCCACTTTCGGATGATGTTAATTTGGAATTCACTTATGAGGAAGCAAAGGAACTTGTACTTGAAGCGTTAAAACCACTTGGAGAAGAATATCAAGCTATTTTAAAAGAAGCGTTTGATAGTCGCTGGATTGATGTGATGGAAAATAAAGGAAAACGTAGTGGGGCTTATTCTTCTGGGTCATATAGTACGAATCCTTATATTTTACTCAACTGGCAAGATAATATTAATAATGTGTATACGCTGGCTCATGAACTTGGACATAGTGTGCATAGTTATTATACAAGAAAAAATCAACCGTTTGTTTATGGCGATTATTCGATTTTCTTAGCGGAAGTTGCTTCTACTACGAACGAAAACCTGTTGACAGATTATCTGCTTAAAAAATATGATGATCCAAAAGTACGTGCTTATTTACTAAATCATTATTTAGATGGTTTTAAAGGAACGGTATTCCGTCAAACACAATTTGCTGAATTTGAGCATGCGATTCATCAAGCTGATCAACAAGGTGTGGCTTTGACTGCGGATTATTTAACAGAAACGTATTTTGATATTAATAAGAAATATTACGGGGAAGCGATGGTTTATGACGATGAAATTGGTTATGAATGGTCTCGTATTCCGCATTTCTATATGAACTATTATGTGTTCCAATATGCGACTGGTTTTTCGGCAGCTTCTGCGTTGAGTGCGAAAATCTTAACGGAAGGTCAAGAAGCAGTAACGGCTTATATCGACTTTTTGAAAGCGGGAAGTTCGGATTATCCGATTGATGTTTTGAAAAAAGCTGGCGTTGATATGGCGACACCTAATCCTGTAGATGATGCGTTAAAAGTATTTGAACAAAGATTAGATGAATTAGAAAAACTAGTTAAATAA
- the spxA gene encoding transcriptional regulator SpxA, which produces MVTLYTSPSCTSCRKARAWLEEHDIPYKERNIFSEPLSLDEIKEILRMTEDGTDEIISTRSKTFQKLNVDLDSLPLQQLFELIQKNPGLLRRPIIIDEKRLQVGYNEDEIRRFLPRRVRTYQLREAQKMVN; this is translated from the coding sequence ATGGTAACGTTATACACTTCACCTAGTTGCACATCTTGCCGAAAAGCTCGTGCATGGTTGGAAGAACATGATATCCCTTATAAGGAAAGAAACATTTTTTCTGAGCCACTTAGTTTGGATGAAATTAAAGAAATTCTTCGTATGACTGAGGACGGTACAGATGAAATTATTTCCACTCGTTCAAAAACGTTCCAAAAATTGAACGTGGATTTAGATAGCCTTCCTTTGCAACAACTATTTGAATTAATCCAGAAAAATCCTGGCTTATTAAGACGTCCTATCATTATTGATGAAAAACGTTTGCAAGTTGGGTACAATGAAGATGAAATTCGCCGTTTCTTACCGCGCCGTGTACGTACGTATCAACTACGTGAAGCGCAAAAAATGGTTAACTAA